Proteins found in one Oryza glaberrima chromosome 4, OglaRS2, whole genome shotgun sequence genomic segment:
- the LOC127771347 gene encoding agmatine coumaroyltransferase-2-like, with protein MKITVHSSKAVKPAYGPGEFPTTTGDVVPLTVFDKANFDTYISVIYAYRPPAPANAALEAGLAKALIEYREWAGRLGVDGDGNRAILLNDGGARFVEATADVTLDSVMPLKPTAEVLSLHPSGDDAVELMLIQVTRFACGSLVVGFTTQHIVADGRATNNFFLAWSQATRGAAFHPVPVHDRVSFFAPRDTPKVEFEHRGVEFKPYDDDEDVHASGGGGDDDEVVINKVHLSREFISKLKSQASAGAHRPYSTLQCVVAHLWRCMTKARGLDGRESTSVCIAVDGRARMSPPVPDGYTGNVVLWARPTATAGELVTRPLKHAVELISREVIRINDGYFKSFIDFANSGAVEEERLVASADAAEMVLSPNIEVDSWLRIPFYDLDFGGGRPFFFMPSYLPVEGLLILLPSFFGDGSVDAYVPLFSRDMDVFKNCCYSFDKDQTTSLA; from the coding sequence ATGAAGATCACCGTGCACTCATCCAAGGCCGTCAAGCCGGCATACGGCCCCGGCGagttccccaccaccaccggcgacgTCGTCCCGCTCACAGTGTTCGACAAGGCGAACTTTGACACGTACATCTCGGTGATATACGCCTACCGCCCACCGGCTCCGGCCAACGCCGCCCTCGAGGCGGGGCTCGCCAAGGCGCTGATCGAGTACCGCGAGTGGGCAGGGCGCCTCGgcgtggacggcgacggcaaccgcgCCATCCTGCTCAACGACGGGGGCGCGCGGTTCGTCGAGGCGACGGCCGACGTGACGCTGGACAGCGTGATGCCGCTGAAGCCGACGGCGGAGGTGCTGAGCCTGCacccgagcggcgacgacgcggtggAGCTGATGCTCATCCAGGTCACGCGGTTCGCGTGCGGCTCCCTCGTCGTGGGCTTCACCACGCAGCACATCGTGGCAGACGGCCGCGCCACCAACAACTTCTTCCTCGCGTGGAGCCAGGCCACCCGCGGCGCCGCCTTCCACCCTGTCCCCGTGCACGACCGCGTCTCCTTCTTCGCGCCGCGCGACACTCCCAAGGTCGAGTTCGAGCACCGTGGCGTGGAGTTCAAGccgtacgacgacgacgaggatgtccatgcgtccggcggcggcggcgacgacgacgaggtggtgATAAACAAGGTGCACTTGAGCCGGGAATTCATCTCGAAGCTCAAGTCGCAGGCGTCGGCTGGCGCGCACCGGCCGTACAGCACGCTGCAGTGCGTGGTGGCGCACCTGTGGCGATGCATGACGAAGGCACGCGGGCTCGACGGGCGCGAGTCCACCAGCGTGTGCATCGCCGTCGACGGGCGCGCGCGGATGAGCCCGCCGGTGCCGGACGGCTACACGGGCAATGTCGTGCTCTGGGCGCGGCCAACCGCGACGGCCGGTGAGCTGGTGACCAGGCCGCTGAAGCACGCCGTGGAGCTCATCAGCCGGGAGGTGATCCGGATCAACGACGGCTACTTCAAGTCGTTCATCGACTTCGCCAACtccggcgcggtggaggaggagcggctgGTGGCGTCGGCCGACGCGGCGGAGATGGTGCTGAGCCCGAACATCGAGGTGGACAGCTGGCTGCGGATCCCGTTCTACGACCTCGActtcggcggcgggcggccatTCTTCTTCATGCCCAGCTACCTGCCGGTGGAAGGTTTGCTCATCCTGCTGCCGTCTTTCTTCGGCGACGGGAGCGTTGACGCGTACGTGCCACTCTTCAGCCGCGACATGGACGTCTTCAAGAACTGCTGCTACTCATTCGACAAAGACCAAACTACTAGCCTTGCATGA
- the LOC127771346 gene encoding agmatine hydroxycinnamoyltransferase 1, which translates to MKITVHSSKAVKPVYGDAVAAPSTADVVPLSVFDRANFDTYVSVIYAFRPPAPANSVLEAGLAKALAEYREWAGRLGVDGDGDRAILLNDAGARFVEATADVTLDSVVPLEPTPRVTSLHPSADDDGAEAEVMMVQVTRFACGSLAVGFTAHHMVSDGRATSNFFLAWSQATRGVAIHPVPVHDRASFFTPRDPPRVDYEHRGVEFQTCEKLDRNENNDDGHGHGHDGEVVVTHKVHFSREFISKLKALASAGGGQRSYSTLQCVVAHLWRCITMARGLEGSVATSVSIAVDGRARISPPVPDGYTGNVVLWARPTATARELVTMPLQHAMGLINRAVARINDGYFKSFVDFANSGAVEAERLVSSADAAEMVLSPNIEVDSWLRIPFYELDFGSGQPFLFTPSYLPVEGLLILLPSFSGDGSVDAYVPLFSHDMDTFKNCCYVLPELS; encoded by the coding sequence ATGAAGATCACGGTGCATTCATCCAAGGCCGTGAAGCCGGTGTACGGCGACGCCGTGGCCGCTCCGAGCACCGCCGACGTTGTGCCGCTCAGTGTGTTCGACAGGGCGAACTTTGACACGTACGTCTCCGTCATATACGCCTTCCGCccgccggctccggccaacTCCGTCCTCGAGGCGGGCCTCGCCAAGGCGCTGGCCGAGTACCGCGAGTGGGCGGGCCGCCTCGGcgtggatggcgacggcgaccgcgccATCCTGCTCAACGACGCGGGCGCGCGGTTCGTCGAGGCGACGGCCGACGTGACGCTGGACAGCGTCGTGCCGCTGGAGCCGACGCCTCGGGTGACGAGCCTCCACCCgagcgccgacgacgacggcgccgaggcggaggtGATGATGGTCCAGGTCACGCGGTTCGCGTGCGGGTCCCTCGCCGTGGGCTTCACCGCGCACCACATGGTGTCCGACGGCCGCGCCACCAGCAACTTCTTCCTCGCGTGGAGCCAGGCCACCCGCGGCGTCGCCATCCACCCCGTCCCGGTGCACGACCGCGCCTCCTTCTTCACGCCGCGCGACCCGCCACGGGTGGACTACGAGCACCGCGGCGTGGAGTTTCAGACTTGCGAAAAGCTCGACAGAAACGAGAACAACGACGACGGCCATGGACACGGCCacgacggcgaggtggtggtaACACACAAGGTGCACTTCAGTAGGGAGTTCATCTCCAAGCTCAAGGCGCTCGCGTCGGCCGGTGGCGGCCAGCGTTCGTACAGCACCCTGCAGTGCGTGGTGGCGCACCTGTGGCGCTGCATAACGATGGCTCGCGGGCTCGAGGGGAGCGTGGCCACGAGCGTGTCCATCGCCGTGGACGGGCGCGCGCGGATAAGCCCGCCGGTGCCGGATGGCTACACGGGCAACGTCGTGCTCTGGGCACGGCCGACCGCCACCGCGCGGGAGCTCGTGACCATGCCGCTGCAGCACGCGATGGGTCTCATCAACCGGGCGGTGGCACGGATCAACGACGGCTACTTCAAGTCGTTCGTCGACTTCGCCAActccggcgcggtggaggcggagcggctGGTGTCATCGGCCGACGCGGCGGAGATGGTGCTGAGCCCGAACATCGAGGTGGACAGCTGGCTGCGGATCCCGTTCTACGAGCTTGACTTCGGCAGCGGCCAGCCATTCCTGTTCACGCCTAGCTACCTGCCGGTGGAGGGTCTTCTCATCCTCCTGCCATCTttctccggcgacggcagcgTCGACGCCTACGTGCCACTCTTCAGCCACGACATGGACACCTTCAAGAACTGCTGCTATGTACTCCCTGAACTCAGCTAA
- the LOC127771323 gene encoding beta-fructofuranosidase, insoluble isoenzyme 6: MALAGLPLSVFAIAVHFCLVFSSSSSPPVCAANGHRDRTAYHFQPAKNWQNDPNGPVYYNGMYHLFYQYNPHGALWDVGNLSWGHSVSGDLVNWAALDNALNPTAPFDANGCASGSVTILPDGVPVIMYSGIDARRRQVQNVAFPKNPRDPVLREWTKPGYNPVIPVPADVSPDNFRDPTTAWLGRDGLWRFAISAVADGVGATLVYRSADFLRWERNAAPLHASRDAVMAECPDLFPVAEHGEDGLDLDASASGGAGAGVRHVLKVSMPDTLEDYYMVGRYDDADDTFTVPPEDLEAHGDDYRRWRRIDHGHLYASKTFYDAGKKRRVLWAWVNESDSEADDVAKGWSGLQSFPRAVWLDEGGRQLVQWPVEEIETLRRKRGVLLGGNEVEAGGLREIGGIAGSQADVEVAFEIASLAGADRLDPDHLRDPDALCGENGAAVHGGIGPFGLLVMASGDLRERTAVFFRVFRLSHGYTVLLCTDLTRSTSRAGVYKPSHGGFVDIDIEKDRAISLRTLIDHSIVESFGGGGRTCMTARVYPEHVATGSSHLYVFNNASDAVKVSKLEAWELATASVNAGDDGLISYGGPVCAAQVQ, from the exons ATGGCGTTGGCTGGATTGCCCCTCTCCGTCTTTGCCATCGCCGTCCATTTTTGCCttgttttctcctcctcctcctctcctccggttTGCGCTGCAAACGGCCACCGTGACCGAACGGCGTACCACTTCCAACCCGCCAAGAACTGGCAGAACG ATCCGAATG GGCCTGTGTACTACAATGGCATGTACCACCTCTTCTACCAGTACAACCCGCACGGCGCGCTCTGGGACGTCGGCAACCTCTCCTGGGGGCACTCCGTCTCCGGCGACCTCGTGAACTGGGCCGCCCTCGACAACGCGCTCAATCCCACAGCGCCATTTGACGCCAATGGTTGCGCGTCGGGGTCAGTCACCATCCTCCCCGACGGCGTGCCCGTCATCATGTACTCCGGCAtcgacgcccgccgccggcaGGTCCAGAACGTCGCGTTCCCCAAGAACCCTCGCGACCCGGTCCTCCGCGAGTGGACCAAGCCCGGGTACAACCCGGTCATCCCTGTCCCCGCCGACGTCTCGCCGGACAATTTCCGGGACCCCACCACCGCCTGGCTCGGCCGCGACGGCCTGTGGCGGTTCGCCATCTCCGCCGTGGCCGACGGCGTGGGCGCGACGCTCGTGTACCGGAGCGCCGACTTCCTGCGGTGGGAGCGCAACGCGGCGCCGCTGCATGCCTCGCGGGACGCGGTCATGGCCGAGTGCCCCGACCTGTTCCCCGTCGCCGAGCACGGCGAGGACGGGCTCGACCTCGACgcgtcggcgagcggcggcgccggagccggcgtGAGGCACGTCCTCAAGGTCAGCATGCCGGACACCCTCGAGGACTACTACATGGTCGGCCGGTACGACGACGCGGACGACACGTTCACCGTGCCGCCGGAGGACCTGGAAGCCCACGGCGACGActaccggcggtggcggcggatcgaCCACGGCCACCTGTACGCGTCCAAGACGTTCTACGACGCGGGCAAGAAACGGCGCGTGCTGTGGGCGTGGGTGAACGAGTCCGACAGCGAGGCCGACGACGTCGCCAAGGGCTGGTCCGGCCTTCAG TCGTTTCCGCGGGCGGTGTGGCTGGACGAGGGCGGGAGGCAGCTGGTGCAGTGGCCGGTGGAGGAGATCGAGACGCTGAGGCGGAAACGCGGCGTTCTGCTCGGCGGAAACGAGGTGGAGGCGGGCGGGCTGCGCGAGATCGGCGGCATCGCGGGCTCGCAGGCGGACGTGGAGGTCGCGTTCGAGATCGCGAGCCTCGCGGGCGCCGACCGCCTCGACCCCGACCATTTGCGTGACCCCGACGCGCTGTGCGGGGAGAATGGCGCGGCGGTGCACGGCGGAATCGGCCCGTTCGGGCTGCTCGTCATGGCATCCGGCGACCTGCGCGAGCGCACCGCCGTTTTCTTCAGGGTGTTCAGGCTCTCGCACGGGTACACGGTCCTCTTGTGCACGGACCTGACACG GTCAACTTCAAGAGCAGGGGTGTACAAGCCATCCCACGGAGGATTCGTGGACATAGACATAGAGAAGGACAGGGCTATATCGCTTCGAACCCTG ATCGATCATTCGATCGTGGAGAGTTTTGGCGGTGGGGGGCGGACGTGCATGACGGCTCGAGTGTACCCTGAACATGTAGCAACGGGGAGCAGCCACCTGTACGTGTTCAACAATGCGTCAGATGCGGTGAAGGTGTCCAAGCTGGAGGCATGGGAGCTCGCGACGGCTAGTGTCAATGCTGGAGACGACGGGCTGATTTCGTATGGTGGTCCTGTATGTGCTGCTCAAGTGCAGTAA
- the LOC127771651 gene encoding beta-fructofuranosidase, insoluble isoenzyme 5 isoform X1 — translation MCPVNGKLQLHDGRTAYHFQPAKFWQNDPNGTMPLLPPPSFSFLPLFRPLYHNGLYHFFYQYNPHGPLWDTGKLSWGHSVSGDLVNWAFLGTAIDPTDPFDVNGCWSGSATVLPGGRPAFLYTGRDAGGVQVQNVAFAKNPLDPLLREWEKPSCNPIIAFPADVVNNNFRDPTTAWLGRDGLWRMVVAAEVAGAGSALVYRSADFLRWERNAAPMHSSAAVPVLECPDFFPVAEHGTDGLDTSANGAGTGVKHVLKLSEFDTHQDFYMVGRYDDEGDTFSPEEPDRGDNCRRWRCLDYGQAYAAKSFFDARRNRRVQWLWVNEYDSKADDVAKGWAGVQAFPRKVWLDGDGKQLLQWPVDEIETLRTKRVGLQGTEVKAGGLHEIVGVASSQADVEVVFEIPNLEDEAESFDPDWLDPHKLCKDKGAASAHGGVGPFGLIVMASGDLQEQTAVFFRVFKHHGKYKVFMCTDLTRSSTKADVYKDAYGGFVDVDIQKDKSISLRTLIDHSVIESFGGGGRACITTRVYPEHAATSSSHLYVFNNGSGTVNVSKLEAWEMATATVNSADALDAITRS, via the exons ATGTGCCCTGTGAACGGAAAGCTGCAGCTGCACGATGGCAGAACTGCCTACCACTTCCAGCCTGCCAAGTTCTGGCAGAATG ATCCAAATGGTACGatgccccttcttcctcctccgtcattttcttttcttccattATTCA GGCCTCTGTACCACAACGGTTTGTACCATTTCTTCTACCAGTACAACCCGCACGGCCCGCTCTGGGACACCGGCAAGCTCTCCTGGGGCCACTCCGTCTCCGGCGACCTCGTGAACTGGGCCTTCCTCGGCACGGCGATCGACCCCACCGACCCGTTCGACGTCAACGGATGCTGGTCGGGCTCCGCCACCGTCCTCCCCGGCGGCCGCCCCGCCTTCCTCTACACCGGCAGGGACGCCGGCGGGGTGCAGGTGCAGAACGTGGCGTTCGCCAAGAACCCGCTCGACCCGCTCCTCCGCGAGTGGGAGAAGCCCAGCTGCAACCCGATCATCGCCTTCCCCGCCGACGTCGTCAACAACAACTTCCGCGACCCGACGACGGCGTGGCTCGGCCGGGACGGCCTGTGGAGgatggtcgtcgccgccgaggtcgccggcgccggctccgcCCTGGTGTACCGGAGCGCCGACTTCCTCCGCTGGGAGCGGAACGCCGCGCCGATGCACTCGTCGGCGGCCGTCCCCGTCCTGGAGTGCCCGGACTTCTTCCCGGTGGCGGAGCACGGCACCGACGGCCTCGACACGTCGGCGaacggcgccggcaccggcgtgAAGCACGTGCTCAAGCTCAGCGAGTTCGACACGCACCAGGACTTCTACATGGTGGGGCGGTACGACGACGAGGGGGACACCTTCTCGCCGGAGGAGCCTGACCGCGGCGACAACTGCCGGAGATGGCGCTGCCTCGACTACGGCCAGGCGTACGCCGCCAAGTCGTTCTTCGACGCGCGCAGGAATCGGCGTGTGCAGTGGCTGTGGGTCAACGAGTACGACAGCAAGGCCGACGACGTCGCCAAGGGCTGGGCCGGCGTCCAG GCGTTCCCGAGGAAGGTGTGGCTGGACGGCGACGGGAAGCAGCTGCTGCAGTGGCCCGTCGACGAGATCGAGACGCTAAGGACGAAGCGTGTCGGGCTGCAGGGCACGGAGGTGAAGGCCGGCGGCCTGCACGAGATCGTCGGCGTCGCGAGCTCCCAGGCCGACGTCGAGGTGGTGTTCGAGATCCCGAACCTGGAGGACGAGGCCGAGAGCTTCGATCCCGACTGGCTGGATCCCCACAAGCTGTGCAAGGACaagggcgccgcctccgcgcacggcggcgtcggcccgTTCGGGCTCATCGTCATGGCCTCCGGCGACCTGCAGGAGCAAACCGCCGTCTTCTTCAGAGTGTTCAAACACCATGGAAAGTACAAGGTCTTCATGTGCACTGACCTCACAAG GTCATCGACAAAAGCAGATGTGTACAAGGACGCTTACGGAGGATTCGTTGATGTGGACATACAGAAGGACAAGAGCATATCACTCAGAACACTG ATTGACCACTCGGTGATTGAGAGCTTCGGAGGCGGTGGCCGAGCGTGCATCACAACCCGGGTATACCCTGAGCACGCAGCAACAAGCAGCAGTCACCTGTACGTGTTCAACAATGGGTCAGGCACGGTGAATGTGTCCAAGCTCGAGGCGTGGGAGATGGCCACGGCGACCGTGAACTCTGCAGATGCATTGGACGCAATAACGCGTAGCTGA
- the LOC127771651 gene encoding beta-fructofuranosidase, insoluble isoenzyme 5 isoform X2, which produces MCPVNGKLQLHDGRTAYHFQPAKFWQNDPNGPLYHNGLYHFFYQYNPHGPLWDTGKLSWGHSVSGDLVNWAFLGTAIDPTDPFDVNGCWSGSATVLPGGRPAFLYTGRDAGGVQVQNVAFAKNPLDPLLREWEKPSCNPIIAFPADVVNNNFRDPTTAWLGRDGLWRMVVAAEVAGAGSALVYRSADFLRWERNAAPMHSSAAVPVLECPDFFPVAEHGTDGLDTSANGAGTGVKHVLKLSEFDTHQDFYMVGRYDDEGDTFSPEEPDRGDNCRRWRCLDYGQAYAAKSFFDARRNRRVQWLWVNEYDSKADDVAKGWAGVQAFPRKVWLDGDGKQLLQWPVDEIETLRTKRVGLQGTEVKAGGLHEIVGVASSQADVEVVFEIPNLEDEAESFDPDWLDPHKLCKDKGAASAHGGVGPFGLIVMASGDLQEQTAVFFRVFKHHGKYKVFMCTDLTRSSTKADVYKDAYGGFVDVDIQKDKSISLRTLIDHSVIESFGGGGRACITTRVYPEHAATSSSHLYVFNNGSGTVNVSKLEAWEMATATVNSADALDAITRS; this is translated from the exons ATGTGCCCTGTGAACGGAAAGCTGCAGCTGCACGATGGCAGAACTGCCTACCACTTCCAGCCTGCCAAGTTCTGGCAGAATG ATCCAAATG GGCCTCTGTACCACAACGGTTTGTACCATTTCTTCTACCAGTACAACCCGCACGGCCCGCTCTGGGACACCGGCAAGCTCTCCTGGGGCCACTCCGTCTCCGGCGACCTCGTGAACTGGGCCTTCCTCGGCACGGCGATCGACCCCACCGACCCGTTCGACGTCAACGGATGCTGGTCGGGCTCCGCCACCGTCCTCCCCGGCGGCCGCCCCGCCTTCCTCTACACCGGCAGGGACGCCGGCGGGGTGCAGGTGCAGAACGTGGCGTTCGCCAAGAACCCGCTCGACCCGCTCCTCCGCGAGTGGGAGAAGCCCAGCTGCAACCCGATCATCGCCTTCCCCGCCGACGTCGTCAACAACAACTTCCGCGACCCGACGACGGCGTGGCTCGGCCGGGACGGCCTGTGGAGgatggtcgtcgccgccgaggtcgccggcgccggctccgcCCTGGTGTACCGGAGCGCCGACTTCCTCCGCTGGGAGCGGAACGCCGCGCCGATGCACTCGTCGGCGGCCGTCCCCGTCCTGGAGTGCCCGGACTTCTTCCCGGTGGCGGAGCACGGCACCGACGGCCTCGACACGTCGGCGaacggcgccggcaccggcgtgAAGCACGTGCTCAAGCTCAGCGAGTTCGACACGCACCAGGACTTCTACATGGTGGGGCGGTACGACGACGAGGGGGACACCTTCTCGCCGGAGGAGCCTGACCGCGGCGACAACTGCCGGAGATGGCGCTGCCTCGACTACGGCCAGGCGTACGCCGCCAAGTCGTTCTTCGACGCGCGCAGGAATCGGCGTGTGCAGTGGCTGTGGGTCAACGAGTACGACAGCAAGGCCGACGACGTCGCCAAGGGCTGGGCCGGCGTCCAG GCGTTCCCGAGGAAGGTGTGGCTGGACGGCGACGGGAAGCAGCTGCTGCAGTGGCCCGTCGACGAGATCGAGACGCTAAGGACGAAGCGTGTCGGGCTGCAGGGCACGGAGGTGAAGGCCGGCGGCCTGCACGAGATCGTCGGCGTCGCGAGCTCCCAGGCCGACGTCGAGGTGGTGTTCGAGATCCCGAACCTGGAGGACGAGGCCGAGAGCTTCGATCCCGACTGGCTGGATCCCCACAAGCTGTGCAAGGACaagggcgccgcctccgcgcacggcggcgtcggcccgTTCGGGCTCATCGTCATGGCCTCCGGCGACCTGCAGGAGCAAACCGCCGTCTTCTTCAGAGTGTTCAAACACCATGGAAAGTACAAGGTCTTCATGTGCACTGACCTCACAAG GTCATCGACAAAAGCAGATGTGTACAAGGACGCTTACGGAGGATTCGTTGATGTGGACATACAGAAGGACAAGAGCATATCACTCAGAACACTG ATTGACCACTCGGTGATTGAGAGCTTCGGAGGCGGTGGCCGAGCGTGCATCACAACCCGGGTATACCCTGAGCACGCAGCAACAAGCAGCAGTCACCTGTACGTGTTCAACAATGGGTCAGGCACGGTGAATGTGTCCAAGCTCGAGGCGTGGGAGATGGCCACGGCGACCGTGAACTCTGCAGATGCATTGGACGCAATAACGCGTAGCTGA